The nucleotide sequence CTCATTTCCTGCACAAGCCCGGAGGCATCCTCACCCGCTTTCTTCTTTTGGGCGATGGTCTGGGAAACCTGGTTCTGGCTGGCTTTCAGGTTGTCAAATTCGAATTGGAGCCTGCGGCGATTCTCGTCCACAGCCAGCAGGGCGTCCAGATCGGCCTTTTCGTTCTTGTTGCGTATCGCGGTCCGCACGGCTTCGATGTTCGCGCGTATATATTTGATATCCAGCACCTTAGGCTCCCCTAATCTTGATCACCTGGGAGGCGGTGTCGATCATGGCGCAAAAATCCTCCAGGATCAGAGAAGCCCCGCCGATCAAGCCGCCGTCAATGTCCGGCTGCAGCAGCAGTTCGCGGATGTTGCCGGGTTTCACGCTGCCGCCATAGAGGATGTGGATATTGGCGGCGATGGCTTGCCCGAATTGCTTGTCCAGCCATTCGCGGATGAGCGCGTGCACTTCCTGGGCCTGGTCCGATGTGGCGGTTTTGCCTGTGCCGATGGCCCACACGGGCTCATAGGCGATCACGACCTCACGGCCGGAAGACAGCTCCACTTCCTCGAAACAGCCGGCAAGCTGCGTCAGGATCACTTTCTCGGTTTGTCCGGCCTCTCTCTGAGCCAGGGTTTCGCCGATGCAGACGATCGGAATCAGGTCGTTTTCCCGCAACCGGAACAGCTTTTCCCGGATCAGGGCGTCAGATTCCCCGTGGTACTGGCGCCGTTCGGAATGGCCGATGATGCAATAGGAAAGCCCCAGGGAGTTCAACTGCACGGCCGAGACCTCACCCGTGTAAGCTCCTGCGGTTTCGGCGCTTACATCCTGCGCCGCCACTGCCGCCGGAATTCCCTGCAGCAAAGACTGGGCCTTGGCCAGAAAAGGAAAAACGGGGGCGATGATGGGCACAACCCTTTCCTCATCGTGATCCTTGAGATAGTCTCCCAAATCGAGGCAGAACTGTTCTGTCTCGAAGGCGTCCTTGTTCATCTTCCAATTGCCTGCTATGATGATATTGCGCATGTATTCCACCTGTTGATCTTAGTTTGAAAAAGT is from Candidatus Syntrophosphaera sp. and encodes:
- the tpiA gene encoding triose-phosphate isomerase, which produces MRNIIIAGNWKMNKDAFETEQFCLDLGDYLKDHDEERVVPIIAPVFPFLAKAQSLLQGIPAAVAAQDVSAETAGAYTGEVSAVQLNSLGLSYCIIGHSERRQYHGESDALIREKLFRLRENDLIPIVCIGETLAQREAGQTEKVILTQLAGCFEEVELSSGREVVIAYEPVWAIGTGKTATSDQAQEVHALIREWLDKQFGQAIAANIHILYGGSVKPGNIRELLLQPDIDGGLIGGASLILEDFCAMIDTASQVIKIRGA